From the genome of Adhaeribacter pallidiroseus:
AGTTTACTGAACTTAAGCGATTACTTCTTGCTGTCTTATGGAAAAATGGCCACATTACTCGAATACAATCTGTTTTGGATGGTATTGGAGGCACAATAAAGTCAAAAACTGATTATGGGGTTATTTTTCGCCAGTTTGGAAAAAGCTTGGCTGAACCAAATGAACCTATTGTTGATCAGCATGTCCTTCGAGCATATTGTGAATACGGAAATTTAAAAGATGTTATTGGTAGAAATAAAGTACCACGTAAATCTGTTTTCAAATCCTCGGATCAATCATTAATTGATAGTTATAGAAAGTGGCTAGCCAATATTCTTGCAAATGTTAAACCTGAAGAAAGGAATTCTTTTAAGTACAAGATTGATAAGATCATGTTTGCAATTGGAAAGCTGCTCGATTGATAACCCGCACTTCAGCCAATAATGGCTTGGCAATATGGCTGATTGTCTGCTTTTAGATAAAGAGATTTTGGTTCAGGAATATTTCAACTTTAATCAAGCTGTGCAGTTAATATTCCGCCACATCACTAAATCTAAACGTTGGATACAATTTTAAAAATGAAATATTTGTTTTATATTCTTAATAATAACCATTTGCCTATAACAGCAGATTCAACTAAAACAAAGATAGATTTGGCTACAGATATTTTTTAATTGCTCCGGACATTTGTAAAGCAATGCCGCAACAATTAAAAAATTAAAAAAATGAATAAAATATTAATAACCGGTGCCACCGGGCAAATGGGCCGCACCGTTCTGCAAACTTTATTAAAAAAAATGCCGGCTTCGAACATCCATGTTCTATCCCGTAAAGCAGAAAAACTAACAGAACTACAATCAATCGGCTTAAACACATTTGTGGGTAGTTATGAAGATGTAACTTCCCTGGCAAAAGCAATGGAAGGCGTAGATACCGTACTTTTAATCTCGGCCGGCGACCAAGGCGACCGGATGCAAGAACATCGGAATGTGGTGGACATGGCTAAACAATGCGGCGTACAAAACCTGGCCTATACCAGTAGAGCCCTCCGGGACAGAACAACGCTGCACAATCAACTCATGCACGACCATTTTAACACCGAAGACTATATCCAGGAAAGTGGCTTGAATTATACTATATTTCAAAATGCTTTGTATACGGAGTTTCTGCAATTTGTTATTCATAAAGATCATCTGGAAAAAGGCATTTTGCTGCCCACCGGCGAAGGCAGAGTAGCCTTTACCTTGCGGGCGGACCAGGCCGAAGCAATTGCCCAGGTATTACTGAACGAGCCATTTTTAAACAAAACGTATTTATTTACCGGCAACAAAACGTATTCTTTTTTCGAAGTAGCCCAGAGCTTATCTTTACTTGCGGGTAAAGAAATAAAATATACCCCGGTAGAATTACCTGCCTTTGTAAAAACCATGCAACAACGCGGTTTACCCGATGCGGTTATTACCAAAATCAGCAGCTTTTTATTAGATATAAAAAATAATCAGGAAACAGTAATAACCCATGATTTGGAAAATAAACTGGGTCGTAAGCCAGCAACGTTGCCGGAAGGATTAAAAATGGTGTTTAACTTTTAACAAATTTAAAATAAGTACGGCAACCAAGTTTGTTGGGCGTAGGATTCAGGAGAACCTACCAGCTAAATAAGGTATATGTAACAACGAACAAACCACCAATAACCCCATTTTACCGATGGCTACCCAAGCACCGCATAAATTTAAAACTATTAGCGAATACCATCAATTCATGGATTTACCCAAGCCCCAACACCCTTTGGTAAGTGTGGTGAAATTTGAAGATATAAAACGGCAGCCCCGTAATAACGCAATAAGTATTATCAACAGTTTTTATTCTATTGCTTTAAAAAAAACCTTTAATGCCAAATTAAAATACGGGCAGCAAGAATATGATTTTAAAGAAGGAATCCTGGCGTTTATTGCACCTAACCAAGTCATTAGTGTTATTCCAGAAGAAGATACGCCTTTGCAGCACACGGGTTGGTTACTGCTTTTCCACCCGGATTTTCTCTGGAACACGGCGTTAGCTTCTAAAATAAAGCTGTACGATTTTTTTGGTTACCACTTGCACGAAGCCTTACATCTTTCGGAAAAAGAAGAACTGATGCTCGTAAACATAATCGAAAGTATGAACCACGAATACCATTCCAACCTGGATAAATTTAGTCAGGAGGTCTTGAGCGTTCAATTAGAATTATTGCTTACCTACGCCGATCGGTTTTACCAAAGGCAGTTTTTTACCCGAAAAATAAATAACCATACCATCCTTATGCAACTGGAAAACTTATTAGCCGAGTATTTTAAAAAAGACAACCTGACTCTAATCGGTTTACCAACCGTGCAATATATTTCCGACGCTTTGCACGTATCACCTAATTATTTAAGCCGGCTACTCAAAACATTATCCGGACAAAGTACCCAGCACTTTATACACGATAAACTGATCGCGTGCGCCAAAGAAAAATTATCGACTACCGATTTATCCGTTAATGAAATTGCTTACACCTTAGGTTTTGAACATCCGCAATCTTTCAGTAAATTATTTAAAATTAAAACCAACACTACCCCTTTGGAATTTAGACAAACCTTTAACTAACCAAATAAAACTAATTAAAACTTCCGTTTGGTAGTTTAATTTGCTTGAAAAAATAGTAGATATTTTAATTGCGGTACTGGTGATTGATAAATTATTGACCATTAACCGAGCAGCTGTTTATTTTAATTATTCGGGTAATCATACGGACGAGCTTTGTTTCTATTATTGTTCCTGGAGAAATGAAAAAATTTAAAAAATCAAGCTAAACTGCCAAGATAATCCTAGCTTATCATTGCTCATTACTGATAAAATCTAGTAAAACTAGTTTAACCAGAGATTACCGGAACGCTAAATATAAAAAAGGAGAGCAGGTAATCTGGCGGTTATAAACAACATAAAGAATGCACCCAATCAGATTATTATGCCAAGCCGCTCCGTTGCGCAGGGTGCAAAAATCATTTACAAAATACCTCGAAGTTAAAACAAATATTTCACCTGTAATGGGTTAGCTTTGCGATTCGTAAAGGCCAGCGTTAACAATGCGGCCT
Proteins encoded in this window:
- a CDS encoding SDR family oxidoreductase — protein: MNKILITGATGQMGRTVLQTLLKKMPASNIHVLSRKAEKLTELQSIGLNTFVGSYEDVTSLAKAMEGVDTVLLISAGDQGDRMQEHRNVVDMAKQCGVQNLAYTSRALRDRTTLHNQLMHDHFNTEDYIQESGLNYTIFQNALYTEFLQFVIHKDHLEKGILLPTGEGRVAFTLRADQAEAIAQVLLNEPFLNKTYLFTGNKTYSFFEVAQSLSLLAGKEIKYTPVELPAFVKTMQQRGLPDAVITKISSFLLDIKNNQETVITHDLENKLGRKPATLPEGLKMVFNF
- a CDS encoding helix-turn-helix domain-containing protein, whose translation is MATQAPHKFKTISEYHQFMDLPKPQHPLVSVVKFEDIKRQPRNNAISIINSFYSIALKKTFNAKLKYGQQEYDFKEGILAFIAPNQVISVIPEEDTPLQHTGWLLLFHPDFLWNTALASKIKLYDFFGYHLHEALHLSEKEELMLVNIIESMNHEYHSNLDKFSQEVLSVQLELLLTYADRFYQRQFFTRKINNHTILMQLENLLAEYFKKDNLTLIGLPTVQYISDALHVSPNYLSRLLKTLSGQSTQHFIHDKLIACAKEKLSTTDLSVNEIAYTLGFEHPQSFSKLFKIKTNTTPLEFRQTFN